One region of Salvia miltiorrhiza cultivar Shanhuang (shh) chromosome 3, IMPLAD_Smil_shh, whole genome shotgun sequence genomic DNA includes:
- the LOC131015299 gene encoding uncharacterized protein LOC131015299 isoform X1, with the protein MVFYFKARPEAGDFTIFMGLDKYENEELIKYGFPEDIWFHVDKMSSAHVYLRLHKGQTIDDISEGVLEDCAQLVKANSIQGNKVNNVDVVYTPWQNLKKTASMDVGQVGFYNSKMVRTVRVEKRINEIVNRLNRTKVERTPDLKAEREAVNAAERAERKQQLREKKRREELDRLEKERQAELRSYKNLMVAEKMTSNKDIASTNKSLQELEEDFM; encoded by the exons atggttTTCTACTTCAAGGCGCGGCCGGAGGCTGGGGATTTCACCATATTCATGGGCCTCGACAAGTACGAGAACGAGGAGCTCATCAAATACGGATTCCCGGAAGATATTTG GTTCCATGTGGATAAAATGTCTTCAGCCCACGTTTATCTGAGATTGCACAAGGGTCAAACTATTGATGATATATCTGAAGGTGTATTGGAAGATTGTGCTCAACTAGTCAAAGCAAATTCTATCCAAG GAAATAAAGTAAACAATGTCGATGTTGTCTACACTCCTTGGCAGAATCTTAAGAAGACTGCATCAATGGATGTTGGGCAAGTTGGTTTTTACAATTCAAAAATG GTTCGTACTGTGAGAGTCGAAaagcgaataaatgagatagtCAACCGGTTAAACAGGACAAAAGTGGAAAGAACTCCTGATCTGAAAG CCGAACGGGAGGCCGTAAATGCAGCAGAAAGAGCGGAAAGGAAGCAGCAGCTCCGTGAAAAA AAACGGCGGGAGGAGTTGGACAGACTTGAGAAAGAGAGGCAGGCTGAATTAAGGAGCTACAAAAATTTGATGGTAGCTGAGAAGATGACGTCTAACAAGGACATAGCGTCTACCAACAAGTCCCTTCAAGAACTCGAGGAAGATTTCATGTGA
- the LOC131015299 gene encoding uncharacterized protein LOC131015299 isoform X2: MICCRFHVDKMSSAHVYLRLHKGQTIDDISEGVLEDCAQLVKANSIQGNKVNNVDVVYTPWQNLKKTASMDVGQVGFYNSKMVRTVRVEKRINEIVNRLNRTKVERTPDLKAEREAVNAAERAERKQQLREKKRREELDRLEKERQAELRSYKNLMVAEKMTSNKDIASTNKSLQELEEDFM; the protein is encoded by the exons ATGATTTGTTGCAGGTTCCATGTGGATAAAATGTCTTCAGCCCACGTTTATCTGAGATTGCACAAGGGTCAAACTATTGATGATATATCTGAAGGTGTATTGGAAGATTGTGCTCAACTAGTCAAAGCAAATTCTATCCAAG GAAATAAAGTAAACAATGTCGATGTTGTCTACACTCCTTGGCAGAATCTTAAGAAGACTGCATCAATGGATGTTGGGCAAGTTGGTTTTTACAATTCAAAAATG GTTCGTACTGTGAGAGTCGAAaagcgaataaatgagatagtCAACCGGTTAAACAGGACAAAAGTGGAAAGAACTCCTGATCTGAAAG CCGAACGGGAGGCCGTAAATGCAGCAGAAAGAGCGGAAAGGAAGCAGCAGCTCCGTGAAAAA AAACGGCGGGAGGAGTTGGACAGACTTGAGAAAGAGAGGCAGGCTGAATTAAGGAGCTACAAAAATTTGATGGTAGCTGAGAAGATGACGTCTAACAAGGACATAGCGTCTACCAACAAGTCCCTTCAAGAACTCGAGGAAGATTTCATGTGA
- the LOC131015259 gene encoding sulfite exporter TauE/SafE family protein 3 — MAGNLEKWKAFAPFFTVVWSFLMAAIFVSAERNLKQETLSRNAAADSSRDSDLLSAVANFLWQEDKSGYQHVWPDLEFNWQIVVGSVIGFLGAAFGSVGGVGGGGIFVPMLTLIIGFDAKSATAISKCMIMGAAASTVYYNLKLKHPTIDMPIIDYDLAVLIQPMLMLGISIGVAFNVVFADWMVTVLLIILFIGTSTKAFFKGLETWKKETIMKKEAVRRSETNGNGQEADYKLLPAGPSAEAKPFEEPSVGIIENVCWKECGLLFFVWFAFLALQIIKTNTQTCSAIYWVVNLMQVPVALGVSGYQGFCLYKGYRKLGSKGDDGTNIKIHQLAIYGLFGVLAGLVGGLLGLGGGFIMGPLFLELGIPPQVSSATATFAMMFSSSMSVVEYYLLKRFPVPYALYFIAVATVAALIGQHVVRRLIVVLGRASIIIFILASTIFISAISLGGVGISNMIWKIHRNEYMGFENLCKYDA, encoded by the exons ATGGCGGGAAATCTCGAAAAATGGAAGGCGTTTGCACCCTTTTTCACGGTTGTGTGGAGCTTTTTGATGGCTGCGATATTTGTCTCTGCTGAGAGGAACTTAAAGCAAGAGACCCTCTCTCGAAATGCGGCCGCGGATTCGTCTCGTGATTCGGATTTGTTATCGGCCGTTGCGAATTTCTTGTGGCAGGAAGACAAATCCGGCTACCAGCACGTTTGGCCG GATCTGGAATTCAACTGGCAGATCGTTGTTGGCAGCGTGATTGGATTCCTTGGTGCGGCCTTTGGGAGTGTGGGTGGTGTCGGTGGTGGTGGCATATTCGTACCCATGCTTACTCTAATCATTGGGTTCGATGCAAAATCAGCAACCGCAATCTCAAAAT GTATGATCATGGGGGCTGCCGCCTCAACTGTTTACTACAACCTTAAGCTCAAACATCCCACCATCGACATGCCCATTATTGATTATGATTTGGCTGTTCTCATCCAACCGATGCTCATGCTAGGGATTAGTATTGGAGTTGCTTTCAATGTCGTATTTGCTGACTGGATGGTTACTGTGCTTCTAATAATTCTCTTTATAG GTACATCAACTAAGGCCTTCTTTAAGGGACTAGAAACATGGAAGAAAGAAACGATCATGAAAAAG GAGGCTGTAAGGCGATCGGAGACAAATG GCAATGGCCAAGAAGCAGATTACAAGCTTCTTCCAGCTGGGCCCAGCGCTGAGGCCAAACCCTTCGAAGAACCATCG GTCGGAATCATTGAAAATGTATGTTGGAAGGAATGCGGGCTTCTTTTTTTCGTGTGGTTCGCGTTTCTTGCCCTCCAGATCATCAAG ACGAATACACAAACTTGCTCGGCAATATATTGGGTGGTGAACTTAATGCAG GTTCCTGTAGCTTTAGGTGTGTCGGGTTATCAAGGGTTTTGCCTGTACAAGGGCTACCGGAAACTTGGTTCCAAGGGAGATGATGGTACTAACATCAAAATTCACCAACTCGCCATTTATGGCCTTTTTGGCGTCCTTGCTGGTCTAGTCGGGGGCCTTCTAGGTCTTGGAGGTGGATTCATCATGGGTCCTCTGTTTCTTGAACTTGGCATTCCTCCTCAG GTTTCAAGTGCCACCGCGACCTTCGCCATGATGTTCTCCTCGTCTATGTCTGTCGTTGAATACTACCTTCTAAAGCGATTCCCCGTTCCTTACG CTCTCTACTTCATCGCTGTTGCAACTGTGGCCGCCTTGATCGGCCAGCACGTCGTGAGAAGGCTGATCGTCGTGCTCGGGAGGGCTtccatcatcatcttcattctcGCATCAACAATCTTCATCAGCGCGATATCGTTAG GCGGAGTAGGCATCTCGAACATGATCTGGAAGATCCACCGGAACGAGTACATGGGCTTCGAGAACCTCTGCAAGTACGACGCGTGA